One Microbacterium sp. W4I20 DNA window includes the following coding sequences:
- a CDS encoding LysR family transcriptional regulator has translation MQDLLGRLTALDPDASETLKVVTYFDALVARAVGVESMLRGAAVLSGATVGHRDGTQIVRVRADGVRTAAEDPGTAWTLRESGPDAVAWIEREGEAHTNDAMILERLALALGIIRARRSVGPESAVELAISSYASPDERAAALARLRLPVGAVRVIASPPDPAPLAQHPSAVVTTRHGLTRATILSATAEPQEAWADAESLRLGVGTVVAGDRLPASWSAAIIAVRLTTPAETMVDAADLGAALLVAETADAGPLHPDAEALAVLDHRSLELLDAVVDEQSVRAAAIRLGRHHSSVQDRLTALIDSLGYDPRTSRGQTRYSLARMLLRLAG, from the coding sequence ATGCAAGATCTGCTGGGGCGGCTCACCGCCCTCGACCCGGATGCCAGCGAGACGCTCAAGGTCGTCACCTACTTCGACGCGCTGGTCGCGCGCGCGGTCGGTGTGGAGAGCATGCTGCGCGGCGCGGCAGTGCTCAGCGGCGCGACCGTCGGGCACCGGGACGGGACGCAGATCGTGCGGGTGCGGGCCGATGGCGTGCGCACCGCCGCGGAGGATCCGGGTACCGCCTGGACGCTGCGGGAGAGCGGACCGGATGCCGTCGCCTGGATCGAACGCGAGGGCGAGGCCCACACGAACGACGCGATGATCCTCGAACGGCTCGCTCTCGCGCTCGGCATCATCCGCGCGCGCCGGTCGGTCGGGCCGGAGAGCGCCGTCGAGCTCGCGATCAGCTCCTACGCGAGTCCGGATGAGCGGGCCGCCGCGCTCGCCCGACTGCGGCTGCCCGTCGGTGCCGTGCGGGTCATCGCCTCGCCGCCGGACCCGGCGCCCCTGGCGCAGCATCCGTCCGCCGTCGTGACCACGCGTCACGGCCTGACGAGGGCGACCATCCTGTCCGCCACGGCGGAACCGCAGGAGGCGTGGGCGGATGCCGAGAGTCTTCGTCTCGGCGTCGGCACGGTGGTCGCCGGAGACCGCCTCCCGGCATCGTGGTCGGCGGCGATCATCGCCGTGCGCCTCACGACGCCCGCAGAGACCATGGTCGATGCAGCTGACCTCGGCGCGGCGTTGCTTGTCGCCGAGACCGCCGACGCGGGTCCGCTGCACCCGGATGCTGAGGCCCTCGCTGTTCTCGATCACCGCAGCCTCGAACTGCTCGATGCCGTCGTCGATGAACAGAGCGTGCGGGCCGCCGCCATCCGACTCGGCCGGCACCACTCGAGCGTGCAGGATCGCCTGACCGCCCTCATCGACAGCCTCGGCTACGACCCGCGCACCTCCCGAGGGCAGACCCGCTACTCCCTCGCGCGGATGCTGCTGCGCCTCGCCGGCTGA
- a CDS encoding VWA domain-containing protein, translating into MALANFWMILVALGIAVIAIGIGLALGLRRRGLDGAGDRARVARAERLRTLPTFRQALLRRVLALSGILVLGVLTTVAAGVVAARPMSSQTIQPVNTSRDIMLCLDVSGSMTEVDVEVLSVFEELLEDFEGERIGLTIFNSSPVQIFPLTDDYDFIREHLASIKESFDYVDEIPEHWVGTLNGEGASLIGDGLAACTMGFDRPDDERSRSVIFATDNEINGASIVTLEEAAGYAKSKGVRVFALNPVQGKDAEVSAELSAAAETTGGAAYGLRDTTTVADIVTQVQEQEATELRGEAQVVWTDTPNLWIVVLSIALLSFVLVLWRVRL; encoded by the coding sequence ATGGCACTAGCGAACTTCTGGATGATCCTCGTGGCCCTCGGCATCGCGGTGATCGCAATCGGGATCGGCCTCGCGCTGGGCCTGCGCCGTCGCGGCCTCGATGGCGCAGGCGACCGAGCTCGCGTCGCGCGGGCCGAACGGCTGCGCACCCTGCCGACCTTCCGCCAGGCGCTGCTGCGCCGGGTGCTCGCGCTCTCCGGCATCCTCGTGTTGGGCGTGCTGACCACGGTCGCCGCCGGTGTGGTGGCCGCCCGGCCGATGTCGTCGCAGACGATCCAGCCGGTGAACACCAGTCGCGACATCATGCTCTGCCTCGACGTCTCGGGGTCGATGACCGAGGTCGACGTCGAGGTGTTGAGCGTGTTCGAAGAGCTGCTGGAGGACTTCGAGGGCGAGCGCATCGGGCTCACCATCTTCAACAGCTCGCCCGTGCAGATCTTCCCGTTGACCGACGACTACGACTTCATCCGCGAGCACCTCGCGAGCATCAAGGAGAGCTTCGACTACGTCGACGAGATCCCCGAGCACTGGGTCGGCACGCTCAACGGCGAGGGCGCATCGCTGATCGGCGACGGACTCGCGGCCTGCACGATGGGCTTCGACCGGCCCGACGACGAGCGCTCGCGGTCGGTCATCTTCGCCACCGACAACGAGATCAACGGCGCCTCGATCGTCACGCTCGAGGAAGCAGCAGGGTACGCGAAGTCGAAGGGCGTGCGGGTCTTCGCGCTGAACCCGGTGCAGGGCAAGGACGCCGAGGTCAGCGCCGAGCTCTCCGCCGCGGCCGAGACGACCGGCGGCGCCGCCTACGGCCTGCGCGACACGACCACCGTCGCCGACATCGTGACGCAGGTGCAGGAGCAGGAGGCGACCGAGCTGCGCGGCGAGGCACAAGTGGTCTGGACCGACACCCCGAACCTGTGGATCGTGGTGCTGTCGATCGCGCTGCTGTCGTTCGTCCTGGTGCTGTGGAGGGTGCGACTGTGA
- a CDS encoding DUF58 domain-containing protein, which translates to MPSLITQVKSKLFIHSSRKSLHALDGAYASLLHGRSLDFEDLRKYEYGDQVRDIDWRATARLGAPLVKRHRAMRMHTIMFVVDTGRSMTALAHDEKSKKDLAILAAGVLGVLALRHGDDFTMVYGDAERVRRRAPGRSEGALEHALRTIDRAIGESTTPSDRDALLTYVTRTISRRMIVVVITDEAPITDETERMLRRLRVQHDVLWLTVRDADPVLDHSTRTIRSDVDSRWDVPDFVQGDLGIVRELVAQTEADAAHLAETLKRMEISHAVLEGQDDAVSQLLQLLNRRSHAGI; encoded by the coding sequence ATGCCCAGCCTGATCACGCAGGTGAAGAGCAAGCTCTTCATCCACTCGTCGCGCAAGTCGCTGCATGCGCTCGACGGCGCCTACGCGTCGTTGCTGCACGGGCGCAGCCTCGACTTCGAGGACCTGCGCAAGTACGAGTACGGCGATCAGGTGCGCGACATCGACTGGCGCGCGACTGCCCGGCTGGGTGCACCGCTGGTCAAACGCCACCGGGCGATGCGCATGCACACGATCATGTTCGTGGTCGACACCGGCCGGTCGATGACCGCGCTGGCGCACGATGAGAAGTCGAAGAAGGACCTCGCGATCCTCGCCGCCGGCGTGCTCGGCGTGCTCGCACTGCGTCACGGCGATGACTTCACCATGGTCTACGGCGACGCCGAGCGCGTGCGGCGCCGCGCCCCCGGACGCAGCGAGGGCGCCCTCGAGCACGCCCTGCGCACCATCGACAGGGCCATCGGCGAGAGCACGACTCCCAGCGACCGCGACGCCCTGCTCACCTACGTCACCCGCACGATCTCGCGGCGCATGATCGTGGTCGTGATCACCGACGAGGCGCCGATCACCGACGAGACGGAGCGGATGCTGCGCCGCCTGCGCGTGCAGCACGACGTGCTCTGGCTCACCGTGCGCGATGCCGACCCGGTGCTCGACCACTCGACGCGCACCATCCGTAGCGACGTCGACAGCCGGTGGGATGTCCCCGACTTCGTGCAGGGAGACCTCGGCATCGTCCGAGAACTGGTGGCGCAGACCGAGGCGGATGCCGCGCACCTCGCCGAGACCCTGAAGCGCATGGAGATCAGTCACGCCGTGCTCGAGGGCCAGGACGACGCGGTCTCGCAGCTGCTGCAGCTGCTCAACCGGAGGTCTCATGCCGGGATCTGA
- a CDS encoding VWA domain-containing protein: MIFQPVLHPLLLVLLFAPVAAVVIWALVRGGGPSTSSGTPQKWVAEPVEASRTRSRATARHRSLWALRLVMVLACFVMLLRPGLPGGATQTLATDTDIVLVVDTTASIVAEDWADGQPRLDGVREDVRALVQEYPGARFALITSDAAAELRMPLTTDTTALLGSLDVLRPEVTSQSRGSSIGIAAPLVSDTLAAAADSSPDRSRMVFYFGDGEQTVDSEPEPFTSSAKYTDAGAVFGYGTAEGGPMRINTGAVDPSSGAGAESGDYIEYEGEDALSVIDEQNLETLAGQLGVEYEHRTADAAPTLPEAPSTTTNYAESGEVGNVTELYWIAALVILVLLGFELTRATMLIARLRQLRAPAPRSAAPRSLSERPEPPRSLSERSEPPRSLSERSEPPRSLSERSETKGAPTTTREGGAS, encoded by the coding sequence GTGATCTTCCAGCCCGTTCTCCATCCGCTGCTGCTCGTGCTGCTCTTCGCGCCCGTGGCGGCCGTCGTCATCTGGGCGCTCGTGCGCGGGGGCGGCCCTTCGACAAGCTCAGGGACCCCGCAGAAATGGGTCGCTGAGCCTGTCGAAGCGTCTCGAACTCGGTCCCGCGCGACCGCTCGTCACCGCTCCCTGTGGGCGCTGCGCCTGGTGATGGTGCTCGCCTGCTTCGTCATGCTGCTGCGTCCAGGGCTCCCCGGCGGTGCCACCCAGACGCTCGCCACCGACACCGACATCGTGCTGGTCGTCGACACCACGGCGAGCATCGTGGCCGAGGACTGGGCCGACGGACAGCCTCGCCTCGACGGCGTCCGCGAGGACGTGCGCGCTCTCGTGCAGGAGTACCCGGGAGCACGGTTCGCCCTGATCACCTCGGATGCCGCCGCCGAACTGCGGATGCCGCTCACCACCGACACCACGGCCCTGCTGGGTTCGCTCGACGTGCTGCGCCCCGAAGTGACGAGCCAGTCCCGCGGCAGCTCGATCGGCATCGCGGCACCCCTGGTGTCAGACACGCTCGCGGCGGCCGCGGATTCCTCGCCCGACCGCTCCCGGATGGTGTTCTACTTCGGCGACGGCGAGCAGACGGTCGATTCCGAGCCGGAGCCGTTCACCTCGAGCGCGAAGTACACCGACGCCGGCGCCGTGTTCGGCTACGGCACCGCAGAGGGCGGACCGATGCGGATCAACACCGGCGCCGTCGACCCCTCGTCGGGCGCAGGGGCCGAGTCCGGTGACTACATCGAATACGAGGGCGAGGACGCTCTGTCGGTGATCGACGAGCAGAACCTCGAGACGCTCGCCGGCCAGCTGGGCGTCGAGTACGAGCATCGGACGGCGGATGCCGCGCCGACGCTGCCCGAGGCGCCGTCGACCACCACCAACTACGCCGAGTCCGGCGAGGTCGGCAACGTCACCGAGCTGTACTGGATCGCCGCCCTGGTCATCCTCGTGCTCCTCGGCTTCGAGCTGACCCGCGCCACCATGCTGATCGCGCGGCTGCGCCAGCTGCGCGCGCCCGCGCCCCGCTCCGCTGCGCCCCGGTCCCTGAGCGAGCGCCCCGAACCACCCCGGTCCCTGAGCGAGCGCAGCGAACCACCCCGGTCCCTGAGCGAGCGCAGCGAACCACCCCGGTCCCTGAGCGAGCGCAGCGAGACGAAGGGCGCCCCCACGACGACCCGCGAAGGAGGTGCGTCATGA
- a CDS encoding ZIP family metal transporter yields the protein MGEAVLWGAVAASPLFVGAVLAILRAWPPRWLGIVLGFGAGALMASIAFELWEEGLKRGGVLPLVAGVAAGALSYYIAARILDARAAKKKKEAAGGGQLAVGALLDGIPEQLVLGIGLASGEPVSIALVVAILVSNLPESIGSAADLLKGGMSRSRVLLLWAGVAVVCALATVAGFGLATVTGDVFRTAANGFAAGALLVMLVDSMIPEAQSKAKELTGLATVLGFALAAGLALSS from the coding sequence ATGGGCGAAGCAGTGCTGTGGGGTGCCGTTGCCGCATCCCCGTTGTTCGTCGGCGCCGTGCTCGCCATCCTGCGGGCCTGGCCGCCGCGCTGGCTCGGCATCGTCCTCGGCTTCGGCGCGGGAGCGCTCATGGCGTCGATCGCCTTCGAGCTCTGGGAAGAGGGCCTGAAGCGGGGCGGCGTCCTGCCGCTCGTCGCCGGTGTCGCCGCCGGGGCACTGAGCTACTACATCGCCGCACGCATCCTCGATGCCAGGGCCGCGAAGAAGAAGAAGGAAGCAGCGGGCGGCGGTCAGCTGGCGGTCGGCGCCCTGCTCGACGGCATCCCGGAGCAGCTCGTGCTCGGCATCGGACTCGCGTCCGGGGAGCCGGTGAGCATCGCACTCGTCGTCGCGATCCTCGTCTCGAACCTGCCGGAATCGATCGGTTCCGCCGCCGATCTGCTCAAGGGCGGCATGAGTCGTTCGCGCGTGTTGCTGCTGTGGGCCGGAGTCGCTGTCGTCTGCGCGCTCGCCACCGTGGCGGGATTCGGGCTGGCGACGGTCACCGGCGACGTCTTCCGCACCGCGGCCAACGGCTTCGCCGCCGGCGCCCTCCTCGTGATGCTCGTCGACTCCATGATCCCCGAGGCCCAGTCGAAGGCGAAGGAGCTGACGGGACTGGCGACCGTGCTCGGCTTCGCGCTCGCCGCAGGTCTGGCGCTGTCGTCCTGA
- a CDS encoding alpha/beta hydrolase produces the protein MTDTLARPPFDPELEAALALVADQLPTTLTAEMIPLLRQSPVGGEDEIFVLLDERGFTRRDVTIAGHEGDEIVVSVIEKEGRTGTGPGFFHTHGGGMIIGNRWLGVAGFLDWAERFNGVIVTVEYRLAPEFPDPFPVEDCYAALLWTAEHAGDLGIDLSRLLIGGGSAGGGLAAGTALLARDRRGPALIGQLLIYPMLDDRDESVSTKQIDGIGVWDRGSNITGWTALLGERKGGADVSIYAAPARATDLSDLPPAFIDCGSAEVFRDEDVAYATRLWEAGVQAELHVWAGGFHGFDMFAPHSAVAQAMLAARDNWINRLLA, from the coding sequence ATGACTGACACCCTGGCCCGCCCGCCGTTCGACCCCGAGCTCGAGGCCGCTCTGGCCCTGGTCGCCGACCAGCTCCCGACGACGCTCACCGCCGAGATGATCCCCCTGCTGCGCCAGTCACCGGTCGGCGGGGAGGATGAGATCTTCGTCCTCCTGGACGAGCGCGGCTTCACCCGCCGCGACGTGACGATCGCCGGGCACGAGGGCGACGAGATCGTGGTCTCGGTCATCGAGAAAGAGGGCCGCACCGGCACCGGCCCCGGCTTCTTCCACACGCATGGCGGCGGCATGATCATCGGCAACCGCTGGCTCGGCGTCGCCGGGTTCCTCGACTGGGCGGAGCGCTTCAACGGGGTGATCGTGACCGTCGAGTACCGGCTCGCACCCGAGTTCCCCGATCCGTTCCCCGTCGAGGACTGCTACGCGGCGCTGCTGTGGACCGCCGAGCACGCGGGCGACCTCGGCATCGACCTCTCCCGGCTCCTGATCGGCGGCGGCAGTGCCGGAGGCGGGCTCGCTGCCGGCACCGCCCTGCTGGCCCGTGACCGCCGGGGTCCGGCGCTCATCGGACAGCTGCTCATCTATCCGATGCTCGACGACCGCGACGAGAGCGTGTCGACGAAGCAGATCGACGGGATCGGCGTCTGGGACCGCGGTTCCAACATCACGGGCTGGACCGCCTTGCTCGGCGAACGCAAGGGCGGCGCCGACGTCTCGATCTACGCGGCCCCCGCGCGGGCGACCGATCTCAGCGACCTGCCGCCGGCATTCATCGACTGCGGCAGCGCCGAGGTGTTCCGTGATGAGGACGTCGCCTATGCCACACGCCTCTGGGAGGCCGGGGTCCAGGCGGAGCTGCACGTGTGGGCCGGCGGATTCCACGGCTTCGACATGTTCGCGCCGCACTCGGCCGTCGCGCAGGCCATGCTCGCCGCCCGCGACAACTGGATCAACCGCCTGCTCGCCTGA
- a CDS encoding MoxR family ATPase codes for MSRAASVLKVISDSYSAKMVGQDRLRMSLLVSLIAGGHILLESVPGLAKTTAASTLADTVKAQFKRIQCTPDLLPSDITGSQIYESATGSFRTVLGPVHANFVLLDEINRSSAKTQSAMLEAMQEHQTTIGGEIHPLPKPFLVIATQNPIEQEGTYELPEAQMDRFLLKEIVEYPSPAEEFEILSRIDSGVLDPDRHVTSSVSLDDVHLLQDVAGRVYVDPAIRNYIVSIAYVTRNPAPYIGEERARLIKYGASPRASIAFLQASRALALLNGRSHVLPEDIRALRHLVLRHRLLLTFEADAEGIRSEEIIDEIFAAVPTP; via the coding sequence ATGTCGCGCGCCGCGAGCGTGCTGAAGGTCATCTCCGACTCCTACTCGGCGAAGATGGTCGGCCAGGACCGGCTGCGGATGAGCCTGCTCGTCTCGCTCATCGCGGGCGGCCACATCCTGCTGGAGAGCGTGCCCGGTCTCGCCAAGACCACCGCCGCCAGCACCCTCGCCGACACCGTGAAGGCGCAGTTCAAGCGCATCCAGTGCACACCCGACCTGCTGCCCAGCGACATCACCGGCAGCCAGATCTACGAGTCGGCGACCGGTTCGTTCCGCACGGTGCTCGGCCCCGTGCACGCGAACTTCGTGCTGCTCGACGAGATCAACCGCTCCAGCGCCAAGACGCAGAGCGCCATGCTCGAGGCGATGCAGGAGCACCAGACCACGATCGGCGGCGAGATCCACCCGCTGCCGAAGCCGTTCCTGGTGATCGCGACGCAGAACCCGATCGAGCAGGAGGGCACCTACGAGCTGCCTGAGGCGCAGATGGACCGGTTCCTGCTCAAGGAGATCGTCGAATACCCGAGCCCCGCCGAGGAGTTCGAGATCCTCAGCCGCATCGACTCCGGCGTGCTCGACCCCGACCGCCACGTGACCAGCTCCGTCAGCCTCGACGACGTGCACCTGCTGCAGGACGTCGCGGGACGCGTCTACGTCGACCCCGCGATCCGCAACTACATCGTGTCGATCGCCTACGTCACCCGCAATCCCGCGCCGTACATCGGGGAGGAGCGCGCCCGCCTGATCAAGTACGGGGCGAGCCCGCGTGCGAGCATCGCGTTCCTGCAGGCGTCGCGCGCGCTGGCGCTCTTGAACGGCCGATCGCACGTGCTGCCGGAGGACATCCGCGCACTCCGCCACCTGGTGCTGCGGCACCGTCTGCTGCTGACGTTCGAGGCCGACGCCGAGGGCATCCGCAGCGAGGAGATCATCGACGAGATCTTCGCGGCCGTCCCGACCCCCTGA
- a CDS encoding Pr6Pr family membrane protein, with translation MNTWWPYARLAASALALAAVIAQLSRSIENAVANTTEWGSHMPTVAANFLSFFTIDSNILAAIALAIAAIWALRHRDTTDAEPRWIAILLVCASTYMIVTGVVYNTLLRGIELPQGVTVPWSNEVLHVVIPLLLLLDVLFAPRRRALGWSTIFIAAIFPIVWVVYTLVRANLIIAPATGDHWWYPYPFLDPHRVPGGYLGVSGYVVLIAAIIIGAAALVVWVGRRRGIRSTPEA, from the coding sequence ATGAACACCTGGTGGCCGTATGCACGACTGGCAGCATCCGCTCTGGCGCTGGCCGCCGTCATCGCCCAGCTCAGCCGTTCGATCGAGAACGCGGTCGCCAACACGACCGAATGGGGCAGCCACATGCCCACGGTCGCCGCCAACTTCCTCAGCTTCTTCACGATCGACTCGAACATCCTCGCGGCGATCGCGCTCGCCATCGCTGCGATCTGGGCGCTCCGACACCGCGACACGACGGATGCCGAGCCGCGATGGATCGCGATCCTCCTGGTCTGTGCGAGCACCTACATGATCGTCACCGGCGTCGTCTACAACACCCTGCTGCGCGGCATCGAACTGCCGCAGGGCGTCACCGTGCCCTGGTCGAACGAGGTGCTGCACGTCGTCATCCCGCTGCTGCTCCTGCTCGACGTGCTGTTCGCTCCGCGCCGCCGCGCGCTCGGGTGGAGCACGATCTTCATCGCCGCGATCTTCCCGATCGTCTGGGTCGTCTACACGCTGGTGCGCGCGAACCTGATCATCGCCCCGGCCACGGGCGACCACTGGTGGTATCCCTACCCGTTCCTCGACCCCCACCGCGTGCCCGGCGGCTATCTCGGGGTCTCGGGGTACGTCGTGCTGATCGCCGCGATCATCATCGGCGCCGCGGCGCTCGTCGTCTGGGTCGGCCGCCGGCGCGGCATCCGTTCCACCCCGGAGGCCTGA
- a CDS encoding NAD(P)H-dependent oxidoreductase: MSTVRPTAHWIHAHPQSSSFNARLFREGTRALERDYDVVTTDLYAQGFDPVLSAKDLGEPLGRAGNIVELMGEAQAAGQLPEDVLEEQRKVAAAELLVFHFPLWWYGVPAILKGWFDRVLTNGFAYGTVDPESGMPLRYGAGPLAGRRALIIVTAGEDDRSIGERGISGDIDSLLFPVTHGTLWYTGIEPLDLHVVHDADGFDAADVDREVYRLGRRLAGIRTETQDRPYRRLQDGDYHGTRALRSDIFAGRTDLGIHRVGGDVAR; the protein is encoded by the coding sequence GTGAGTACCGTGCGCCCGACCGCGCACTGGATCCACGCGCATCCGCAGTCGAGCTCGTTCAACGCACGGCTCTTCCGGGAGGGCACGCGTGCCCTCGAGCGCGACTACGACGTGGTGACCACCGATCTCTACGCGCAGGGGTTCGACCCGGTGCTGTCGGCGAAGGATCTCGGCGAGCCCCTCGGTCGCGCCGGCAATATCGTGGAGCTCATGGGCGAGGCGCAGGCCGCAGGCCAGCTTCCCGAAGACGTGCTCGAGGAACAGCGCAAGGTCGCCGCGGCCGAGCTTCTCGTGTTCCACTTCCCGCTGTGGTGGTACGGGGTGCCCGCCATCCTCAAGGGGTGGTTCGATCGCGTGCTCACGAACGGGTTCGCATACGGCACGGTCGATCCCGAGAGTGGGATGCCGCTGCGCTACGGCGCCGGTCCGCTCGCCGGTCGCCGGGCGCTGATCATCGTCACCGCCGGGGAGGACGACCGATCGATCGGCGAACGTGGCATCAGCGGAGACATCGACTCGCTGCTCTTCCCGGTGACGCACGGCACGCTCTGGTACACCGGGATCGAACCGCTCGACCTGCACGTCGTGCACGATGCCGACGGTTTCGACGCGGCAGACGTCGATCGCGAGGTCTATCGCCTCGGTCGGCGGCTCGCCGGCATCCGCACCGAGACGCAGGATCGGCCCTACCGCCGCCTTCAGGACGGCGACTATCACGGCACGAGGGCTCTGCGCTCCGACATCTTCGCCGGCCGCACTGATCTCGGCATCCATCGGGTGGGAGGCGACGTCGCGCGCTGA
- a CDS encoding MFS transporter has product MTDRPGEVLRLPAFALFWSSSTLGAFTGAVSALAFQVLIVKTLNATPLEIGLLNAANVVPYLLFGLIVGALMDRWRRKPAMVLASIGRALVLGMIPVLWVTDTLTVWSFGGLFLLFGALTLIADSAAQPMLPRLVPRNQLVAANARLGQAGTVAQTTGPALGGAIVSWLGAPIAILVDAVAYLVSAVMLSRIRVEEPKAERRTDGRHLGHDIVEGVRWTYSHRTLAPMAASVNVWFLGNSIALTAFVPYALRELDLGALLFGLVLAMGGVGGFLGAVLAPMAGRRFGVGGAVLAGRALSALAWLAILVLPASDNLAIIAIPLGIGQFLFGLGMGLEDPNEMGYRQAVAPDAMQGRLNASIRTVNRVMFLIGALVAGGLATAFGYRVTIAVAVVIFVVAAFVVLFSPLRTARHEDS; this is encoded by the coding sequence ATGACCGACAGACCGGGCGAGGTCCTCCGCCTCCCCGCTTTCGCTCTGTTCTGGTCATCGTCGACGCTCGGCGCCTTCACCGGGGCGGTGAGCGCCCTCGCCTTCCAGGTGCTGATCGTCAAGACGCTGAATGCCACGCCCCTCGAGATCGGACTGCTGAACGCCGCGAACGTGGTGCCGTACCTGCTGTTCGGCCTGATCGTCGGGGCCCTGATGGACCGGTGGCGCCGCAAGCCGGCGATGGTCCTCGCGAGCATCGGGCGCGCCCTCGTGCTCGGCATGATCCCGGTGCTGTGGGTCACCGACACCCTGACCGTGTGGTCGTTCGGTGGGCTGTTCCTGCTCTTCGGCGCGCTCACCCTCATCGCCGACTCCGCCGCGCAGCCGATGTTGCCCCGGCTCGTACCGCGCAATCAGCTGGTCGCCGCCAACGCCCGCCTCGGTCAGGCAGGGACCGTCGCGCAGACCACCGGGCCGGCCCTCGGCGGCGCGATCGTCAGCTGGCTCGGAGCGCCGATCGCGATCCTCGTCGACGCGGTCGCCTATCTCGTGAGCGCCGTGATGCTGAGCCGCATCCGGGTCGAGGAGCCCAAGGCCGAACGCCGCACCGACGGGCGCCACCTCGGCCACGACATCGTCGAGGGAGTGCGCTGGACGTACTCGCACCGCACCCTCGCCCCCATGGCCGCGTCGGTGAACGTGTGGTTCCTCGGCAACAGCATCGCGCTCACGGCTTTCGTCCCCTACGCACTCCGCGAGCTCGACCTCGGAGCGCTGCTTTTCGGTCTCGTCCTCGCGATGGGCGGAGTCGGCGGATTCCTCGGCGCCGTGCTCGCACCGATGGCCGGGAGGCGCTTCGGAGTCGGTGGTGCGGTGCTCGCCGGGCGCGCGCTCTCAGCGCTCGCCTGGCTCGCGATACTCGTGCTGCCGGCATCCGACAATCTCGCGATCATCGCGATCCCGCTCGGCATCGGGCAGTTCCTGTTCGGCCTGGGCATGGGCCTCGAAGACCCGAACGAGATGGGCTACCGGCAAGCGGTCGCCCCCGACGCCATGCAGGGACGGCTGAACGCCTCCATCCGCACGGTCAACCGGGTCATGTTCCTGATCGGGGCCCTGGTCGCGGGCGGACTCGCCACCGCCTTCGGCTACCGCGTCACCATCGCGGTGGCCGTGGTGATCTTCGTGGTCGCCGCATTCGTCGTGCTTTTCTCGCCGCTGCGCACCGCCCGTCACGAAGACAGCTGA
- a CDS encoding proline-rich domain-containing protein, whose translation MVMDHEKQRARYLAGAEGAPPVPPPGGYRGARRQQGPAGPVQPPQGAPPYGQPQYGMPQPPAGLATATTDAEKKPANALGWISLSASVLFAVILLVTLLAGGTDILYGVTMLALQLVVVAVTIAALFSARGRMLGAIALIVAVLFNVATVGGMSALQTSASGNYEGVKTDEQKHEEAYPAIKGTDPQQTLSQQSLEEVRAQAEELFADIRARLTEEFGYTWVEVGEEDLRPERNGYGGESMLVEYTSKGWATKEPIQDYSRKLEVMAAIDEVVLDHGLWDLYAFNDPSVSGMDPTVISKLYGSDDPRTQDTWEYYTENYPDPLRFYANIHDLSHDPDGGFRTAREAQQARSGEPLEGLQLFVIASGVLSEADRAEFEKKLEEYPGFD comes from the coding sequence ATGGTGATGGATCACGAGAAGCAGCGGGCGCGATACCTCGCCGGCGCCGAGGGTGCACCTCCCGTGCCGCCTCCCGGAGGTTACCGCGGTGCGCGCCGCCAGCAGGGTCCGGCGGGTCCCGTCCAGCCACCTCAGGGAGCGCCGCCTTACGGGCAGCCGCAGTACGGGATGCCGCAGCCGCCCGCCGGTCTCGCGACGGCGACGACGGATGCCGAGAAGAAGCCGGCGAACGCGCTCGGGTGGATCTCGCTCTCGGCATCCGTCCTCTTCGCGGTGATCCTGCTCGTCACCCTCCTCGCCGGCGGTACCGACATCCTCTACGGCGTGACGATGCTGGCGCTGCAGCTCGTGGTCGTCGCCGTGACCATCGCTGCGCTGTTCTCGGCGCGCGGACGGATGCTGGGCGCGATCGCGCTCATCGTCGCGGTCCTGTTCAACGTCGCGACCGTGGGCGGCATGAGCGCCCTGCAGACGTCGGCGTCGGGCAACTACGAGGGTGTCAAGACCGACGAGCAGAAGCACGAGGAGGCCTATCCGGCAATCAAGGGCACCGATCCGCAGCAGACGCTGAGCCAGCAGTCGCTGGAGGAGGTGCGCGCTCAGGCCGAGGAGCTGTTCGCCGACATCCGCGCCCGACTGACCGAGGAGTTCGGGTACACCTGGGTCGAGGTCGGCGAGGAGGATCTGCGTCCGGAGCGCAACGGCTACGGCGGGGAGTCGATGCTCGTCGAGTACACGTCGAAGGGGTGGGCGACGAAGGAGCCGATCCAGGACTACAGCCGCAAGCTCGAGGTCATGGCCGCGATCGACGAGGTCGTCCTGGACCACGGGCTGTGGGATCTGTACGCGTTCAACGATCCGTCGGTCTCGGGCATGGATCCGACAGTGATCTCGAAGCTGTACGGCAGTGACGATCCGCGCACGCAGGACACCTGGGAGTACTACACCGAGAACTATCCCGATCCGCTGCGGTTCTACGCCAACATCCACGACCTGTCGCACGACCCCGACGGCGGGTTCCGCACCGCGCGGGAGGCACAGCAGGCCCGCAGCGGCGAACCTCTGGAGGGGCTGCAGCTCTTCGTGATCGCCAGCGGCGTGCTGAGTGAGGCCGACCGCGCCGAGTTCGAGAAGAAGCTCGAGGAGTACCCCGGCTTCGACTGA